CCCTCTCAGGCACATGCAGGTTGAACAAGCCCTTTCCCTGATGATCATCGCCACGGCGGCCCTTTTGCTCCCGAACATCGCCGGGAGGCTCCGGATGCCCCCCGTCGTGGCCGAGATACTCTTCGGGGTCATCATCGGGAAGAGCCTCCTTGACATTCCCGTTGCGAGCGAGTGGATCACGATCCTTGCCGAAATCGGCTTNNNNNNNNNNNNNNNNNNNNCTCATGCTCATGTTCCTGGCCGGCGCGGAGATCGACTTCCACATGCTGGAGAAGCAGAAACCCCGGACGTTTGCCCTCCTCGGGCTGATCTTCGCCGGCACGCTCCTTCTCTCCTATGCCTTCTCCCGGCTGCTGGGACAGGGTTTCTACCTCGCCCTCATCCTCTCGACAACGTCGATCGGCCTGGTCCTTCCGGCCCTCATCGACGCCCGGATAACGGACACGATGCTCGGGCAGACCATACTCATCTGTGCCGTGCTGGCCGACTTTTTCACCTTTTTCGGCATCACCTTCTACATCCTCCACGTAAAGCACGGG
The Deltaproteobacteria bacterium DNA segment above includes these coding regions:
- a CDS encoding cation:proton antiporter, which gives rise to MQVEQALSLMIIATAALLLPNIAGRLRMPPVVAEILFGVIIGKSLLDIPVASEWITILAEIG